ATGTACTTTAATCACAATGATTTACTGTTGTACATAGCAGACAAGCAGCAGAAAACTTTGACCATCAAGGATTGACAAGCAACAAACTGTTTTTAGATCGCAATGACTTTTTTCACAGCTTTGCTGTTGCCGGTTTCACCTGCTCCAGGTAACTTTACCGAAAATTCAgcagagttggcaggtatgcaagcGCATCTACCCTTTGGGGAGTATGGCCACCTTATCAATAAAATTTGTCTCGTGCACAAAATGTTTGTTTGCCAGAGGAAGGAATCTCTTACCACGGCGTGGGGTGCTGCGGGTGACCGTGCCAACACCAGGGGCAGGCCAAAGGCAGAGATGACGATGCCGGTGGTGATGAAGTAGGCCAGCTCCTGCGCTGCGCTTGAGCTCGCCGCATCGTCTTTGAAGCGGCGCGCTATCAACGAGGGCAGTGGCGACAGCACGTAAAACAGCACCACGAAGAAGGGGTACCAATTGCTGCACATGACAATTGTACCACATGTCTCAGTCCTGCTCTGACAGTGGCATCTCCTTTTTCTAATACATTTGAACCTTGATATAATAAACACAAATGTAATGAAGTGCATCTATAACATTTCTAGCCAATATCCGCACATAACCAATACATGCTTATAATGACGCTATTATCACGTCGGATGCGACTCATAAGAAGATTCAACTGTAGTCGTTCAATCCACTTAGTATGTGGTCGCCCATACTGAAGGGCTGCAGTTAGATCATTATCTGCGCACAGAGGCAAGCTGCAAAAGGATAGCCACTTCAAGCAACATTCTGTGTCACATTTAGCAGTACCATTGCCATCTGCTGCAAATCTGAAACTGAATTCCCATGTAACAACCTTAAAAGCCAACTGCAATGGAATGTCACTTCTGCTAAATTGGTAATGAGTGAGTAGTACGTATGAAGCAATCATGAAAAAGCTGGAGGGCtggtaattgtttttttttttattaccagcCCTTACATAGCACATAAGCAAAGAACACATGAATCTCATGGTCAGCGGATATGTCGCAATTCCCAGCACGCTGCCTCCGTAATTTTATAGCATGCCACAGGCAGCTGCAGGCAGCACCCAACCTTCTAGGTCATGCCAAAGAATTGGGAGCTTGGAGTCGTTTGTTGCTAACAGAAAGCAGTAATGGCATTTTCTCCGGTTTCAGTATCAAAACTGTGTAAATCCGCAAGTTTTCTGAGATGCATCCTCTCACACTTCAAACATAGAATATTGCATAGAGGCTACTCTGTACCTACAATATCCGAAACTGGGGTTTTTTATGCAGCCTAGCTTTctctgcagttggcctttaataaACAGTAGCATGAAATACCAAAGAGGCCCATCAGCCTCGTTGACTATGGCCAAGAATGGCACACAAAGACTGCAAGCTTTATATTATGCTCTCTTACGAGAAGCAGAAGACAAAGGGTGATTAGAAGCCAGCCCTCATCCAGTAGAGGTACGTTTTTGTCACTTAAAGAATAATCcacatattcagaaatgcatcttaactttaAGCCCACACTTGATCTAAGTGATGCCTGGCATGAACATGCCCAAGATGCTCATTGTGTTTGTTTCGGCACGTTCACAAGAGGCATTATTTAgatcaagtcgagcatgggcTTCAGGATAAGATGCATTTTTAATATGAAGGTTGGCCTTGGTTTCTTGTACTCAACTACATACAACTCAATGTTTTTGTGCAACACAACATTTCTCATAGGATAATATAAAACAGAGAAGCAAGACAACAGATCCATAACTTTAAAATAATCTTGTTTGTGAAGGTTGCCTTGCTGCTCGGGGCAATAAGAGCTCTACACACTTTGTTTGAACAAAGCATTACAAGATGTCACCACCAGTACTGCAGCCTCACACTGATATTTCAGGCAGAGCTGAACCTTCAGTATGGTAAGCAAGTTGAATATGCTAAGCAGTCCACATGAAAGCTTATTTTTATGCACACAGCATATTGAGGACAAGGCAGTAActtgcaaaataataataaattacaAGGACAAGCCAACACACTCTCACTACAAACACTGCAACTAATGTGCAAGATACACATGGTAAACAAACGCACTGCTTGCTGCAACAATAATTCTAGAAACACTGATGATCACTGATGGCTTTTAATGGCACCAGGACATTTTGGTCACATTGAATTGTGGGGCTTAACATACCAAGGGCATGTTCCAATTCAGCAGAGACAGTCTATGTTGACAGCTAATAAGACAGCTTGAAGCCCAAGTAATGAAACGCATCTGGAATACGTCTCTGTGACTTGATGCCGCCTCGCATCAACAAGAAAAAACTAAGGAAAGCACATAGCGCTAGCGTctaactttcttttttcgtgtgcaAGCCTATGAGTAGCACAAAGCGTGACAAGCCCAGCCCGTCCACCACGCAGTGGCAATCGTATCTGCAAAGTATCAAATGGCTGCAGCGTGCGAAaccagctgaaatttcaaatgaAACCTTGCGCGCCCTTTCCTTCAAGGGCATCCTGCTTCTGGCCACAGAGTCAAGGTCACATGCACAAATGCCTCTGTGCAAGACTTGCAATGTCGCTGAATAGGGCATGCGACTTCGATAAACCATGCAATACGGAATGCACAATATCGCCCCCGGAAGTGCACCATGCAGCaataaaggaagagaaaaagaaaaaagaagggtaACTGCGCTCGCACCACAATGAAGACTTGGCCCCTCAACTCTGGAATGAGAGAAGGCAGAGAAGTAAAGTCGCTTGCAGGTGCTAGTTGAGGCAGGAGAGAGTGCTGGCAATGCAGCATTTCGATTCTCCTACCTCTTTTAATAATGAACTAAATATAAAAAAATCCTTGTGGTAAAACACTCGCTAAACGGTGCCTCACAACTTCCAGTACACAACCAAAATTTCCAATAGAGAGGGGCCCCTTAGAGTGTACCCAAATCGTTTTGAGGGGCTTCTGCAAATGCACGCCCAACTTCTTAATTGAGCCTGGAAAAAAACTGTGAAGTATGTCATAAACAAATACGCCTCGGTCTTGTGAAAAAGTATGAGATTAACATGATATCAATTATAGTCGTGCAATAAAATTCTGCTTATATAAGTGCCTGGTGTCTCTCTGACATTCTTTATATTATATTTCCCAGAGCAACTTCACATCAAGATAATGAACTTTTACCAGCCTTTGCACTGGTAATTCAGggctaaaaattaaattaaactctgggattttacgtgccaaaaccatgatccgaCTACGGGGCACACCGTAGTTGGGAACTCTGGATCAACTTTGACCacatggagttctttaatgtgcacctaaatctaagcacacaagtGCTCTTGCactttggcccccatcgaaatgcgaccgctgtGGCCAAATTGAAACCTGTGACCTAGAACTCAGTTGTGCAACACCACAGTTGCCAAGCTACAGCGGCAGCTGATAAAGTTGGGTTTATCGGAACATGGTGTAATGATGGAATTGCTGCCACCACTGCTCCCTCAACCAATTGACTGCAATGCTTCCTGCAGGATTGATTGATTAAAAACATCTTTACTTGCTGAATATTCGTAGAACTTATGGGAAAACAAGCGTCGATTTGCAATCTGTTCTGTGAAGCTGGAGCACAGTGTGTTTTGGCTTGTGGAATCACACAGCATTGCATTTCTCACTCACCTGGGCTGTGGCAGGGCACATCCCAGCACCAGTAGGGTCATGCCCACTGACCCCGAAAAGGCAAGGGCAACAAgcctggaaaaagaaaaagcacgcaCCTCCATGTACAGCTCGTTCCTCAGCATTTCTTTTAGtgtcaagttaaaaaaaaaacaatgtccaCCAAACCAGACAAATGTTCTTAAATGCAGGTAATGGTGCTTAAAAACGTCATGACACACATATTTTGAACTTGAAGAAATACTACCACATGCTTCGTGTGCATAAAATCATGACGCTTGGGAAGTGTGAAGGTAGTGAAGCAATCAAAAGATATTGTAATTTCATAGTGAGGTTGGTCACGAAATACGGGACTTAGCATCCACATCACTGTGATGTCACAACAGAGCAACATCCCTGACATTGTGTAGCAATAGCATTATGCACGAGGTTGCTTATAAATAAAAATCCTTTGCAGATGTATGCCAATCTCAGCAAatgatacataaaaaaaaagcattgctgtATAAGCGAGTTCTATGTACTAGGGGTCTGTTTGATGGCTGTTTTTAGTGATGATACATCACCGACGCCCCGGTCACACTCGTGTGGAACTCCCATGCAGGCTGCGTTGCTGGACCATACAGTCACTTTTCCAACGCCTGTGCCGTACAAACTCCTAGCTGACCACTAACACGTAGCCAGTAAAATGTGACATCAGAAACAAGagttgcagatgactgcatcaaTAAAAACCCCACAAGGAAGTTGTTTGTTCTAGTGAAATATACGCAACGTAACTTTTATGTTAGAATCATTGACAATTCGTTTTAAAGCAAAAATGTGGGATTCTGCCATAGGTTGTTTGCTAGTTGTTGATACCAAGCACAGTGTCTTTCGTGACAGAAAAAGAGTGCTGCATGCATTTCATACAGCTGCTCTCGCCCGTAGCAGCGACAGCTACAGCAGGTACGGAACAAAGCAGAGTATCATGCCATAGTGCATCCGCCACGTATGCATCAAAACCTAAACTGCGTCATAGAAACAAATGGTAAGTAAATTAATTAGGGTACGCTAATGCTTATGAATAATTTTGTAGGTTTTGAAGGGTTTCGACCTTTATATAATGCAAAAAGAAAATCATTACACGTTGAAAATATGTCGGTAGTTCTTCAATAGCGCTGTGCACGCAACTTTGAGCTAGCCAGTTTATTTCTTGCAGCACATGAGCATTTTGGTTATTTTCTATGTAAGTTACCGCTACATTCCCATTTACTAGCTTTCTACAAATGACAGGCTCGGTGTGTGATGCCAAGCCTTTTACAATGCATTTCCTCAGTTTTCAATGCATGCTACATGCAAACACTCATTAACAGTCAAAACTTCCGAAGATGAAACGTTTATTGGGCTCTTCCTTCCACAAAATCATTTGTATACGAAAGCGTTGTCCAGTTCGGTGCTAGTTATTTAATCAATGCGCAAATGACAGCTTGGTACATTTGATCCCTCAATGAAATGAACGGGATTCTTTCCTGTGGCAATCTGCAATTGTTGCAAAGCGAAATGATTTGCGTCTGCTTTTTCACTCGCACTCCTTATGGCCTCC
This genomic window from Dermacentor albipictus isolate Rhodes 1998 colony chromosome 9, USDA_Dalb.pri_finalv2, whole genome shotgun sequence contains:
- the LOC135897172 gene encoding leptin receptor gene-related protein, which gives rise to MTLLVLGCALPQPSNWYPFFVVLFYVLSPLPSLIARRFKDDAASSSAAQELAYFITTGIVISAFGLPLVLARSPAAPHAVIQWSACGLVLAGNVVVFITILGFFLAFDNDEVDYNMW